TCCAATTTAACTTGTTCACTGGTAccttcctcctgctcagctTTCTGTACCAGGGAACTGTTTGCCCCTTCCTGAGAAGCAAATCCACCACAGTGGTGGTCTGCACTCTCTGACCtttgctcattttctttcagtgtttctttaTCAACTTTGTTTTCAGTAGTTACAGTAACATCTACAGTTGACTCCTCTTTAGATTTACCTTCCTCTGTCTTAATTACATTCTCCACTTCACCTTCTAAAGGAATATTTAGCTCTCCCACTCTATCATACGTCATTTCTTCACTACACTGAACTGTTTGAACTTCGACCTTTGACTTCAAGTCTTCCACCCATTCTGTCCTACTTTCCTTTTGTTCCCCAGACTCATCCCCCATGCCCAATTCTGACTCCCAGATTTTGTTGGCTAAAAGACTTGGGTCTAGCCTGGTTTCCTGAGTTGTCACCTGTTTCACAGTGTCTGTGtctggctctgcctgcagcacattttctttcatctcagTAATAGAGCCTCCAGCCTCCACAGCTGCCTCATCCTGCTCATCTGTGCCTGCAGAATCTGAACACATTTCCAACTCTTCTACTGCTATTTCCTTCTGTCTGTCCTTCTCATCTGAAGCATTTTCAAGTTCAGTTTTAACTGGGTTATTTTGCTCCTCTGATGATGCTGAAGGACTGTCCTCTGAAGAAACTGGTTGGATGCCTGCCTGatcttcatcttccttttcactTGTACCTGCTGGGACACCACTTCCACACGAGTCCACCCCCTCCAAGCCCACAGACTCCATTGCCCTCTTCTGACTCTGAACTATGTTCCCAgactcattttcttcttcagctcctTCACCTCCTGCTTTATCAGTTCTCCCATCAGTGCAGTCTTTGCTTACAACAAGCTTTTCATGTGAGACATTTGTCTCCTTGTTTCCAGCACTTGCTTCTGAGTGCTGCAGTGCCTCAGCCTGGCTCTCCACATTTACCTCTTCACTAAGCAAGCCTGATACTGTATCCTCCAGTAGCCCTGCCTGGTCAGAAACCAACTTAAAGCTCCCACTTGTCACATTGCCTTCCTGACCCATTTCATTATCACTCAGGACTTGGCTAGTTTTAAgatcctcttcttcttcctgttCGGGTGCAGCTTTTTCCAGTTCGTGCTTTGTATCTAAGACACCAGTCTCAAAAATCTGATTACCCTGCAGAGAGCCCATCTCCAAGTTCTGATTTGTCTTTGGGTTTAAgttctgctgctcagcctccaTACCAACAGGCTGCTGGACTGCTGTACCTGTggatgtgttttcctttcttaaatttTCTGTGTCACTATCATCATTTGAAGAAGCACTCCCTGATACGTCTTCTTTAAggctttggaaatgttttttaaacctACTATCTGGTAAAACCATTGTTGATAGGGCATCATGTTCTTCAACCAGCTTTTCTGCCTTTGCATTTTCATCAGCATGCAATGTCTGTACTTCCTGCTCCTCAGTCTCCTCTCTGTGTTCCTCATGCTCAGTATTCTGCaagatttctcttttccccacaTCCTccaaaatctcatttttcataTCCACTTCATTGGCTTTGCCTAAAAGACCATTGAGAAAGTTGAAGGGACCACACCATAGCACTTACCTCCCCACTTAAAACCCAAAAGAGAATGAATCAAAGAATAGGTTAATAAAGATGAGCTTTTGCCAGTTATGTGAGGCAAAGCAGCAACTGAATTAGTAAGGGCCCAGGGTTTTTGATCAGTGAAATTCATCACCAGGCTCTCAAAGCAAGAAGTCTCCGGTGCTGGCTTGTGGTTTTGTGAAGTAAAAGATTTATTCTCTTGGCTGTGTGAACTGCAGCTTTTGTAAATGAGAACAATTGTTTCAAGCAGTGCAATTTAACAGTAATACTTGCAGATGaagactgtttttttctcagcagtaTTATCTACAACTTTAACCCTAACACCATTCTGTGCATGCAAGAGTGTGCATCTGATATCATTATAATGAAGTAATCAAGGATTAGTCAGTAATATTTTACTCCTAAGTATAACCAGGCATCATCAGTGTATGTTATAAACACTGAATGTAAAATATGATTGGCAAGCAAATGGTTCAGCTGTTCAACATTACCAACATAGACCAAAGCTCAAGCACGTTGTGCCCATTACAGCCACTTCATCCCCCCAAGGGATGGGGACTTTGGTGGGTTTGGGGGTGTTCTGTAACAGTTTTTCTTCAACTTACATTTAGAAGCAACAAGTATTAGAACAACAACGTTTGTGGTTTCAGCAGTTAACATTTGGGTCTATGTTGTACCTATTTCCAAAGAAACCTCAATAAGGAGAATAAGGAGAGGTAAAAAATATGTTATATTTAAAAGTACACCCTTACCTGGGTTGTGGTGTTCCATACTGTTTCCACACAAAAACTGAGTGAGGAAAAAGCCAACAGCTAAAAGCAAGATAGCTTGCACTTGCACCAGTTGGCTGTCTGCTGCTATTTGTATGTTCATATagatcaaaaccaaacagaaaaatctatttcttttccttccactaGTGTTACAGTTCTCTGAGAGGCTGTTCATTATAATAGCCTAAGAAGAATTTCTGCCAACCAGATTTCTCCTTCCAAATGCTATGCATCTGAGTTCTCTTCTTTGAAATTAACAGTGTTAATCGTGTTCTAGCAAGTAAAAATGTTGTAGTGTTAATATGAACTGATTAACAGTACTAGGTAACCAGGAATAATGAATTCATACATCTCTGTGTTTTAACAGTGCCTAGCACTGTTGTGCATCAGACAGAGTTCTCTATAAATGAACCAAAAGACAAGTTCtttataagaaattaaaatgctttttttttctgactgtttaAGGTATGTGCTGAAAAATATTGACCAACAGTAGGATCATTCTGTGAcaattttcaaaatgtgtttaGACAGTAATCTGAATGATTGCTGCTTATCTTTAATGTAATACTTGTGTTCTCATCCTTTGTCACCTTGAATGGGAAATGAAGTCTCCCTGTTCAGGAAACTGCAGGACATACTTGAAGTGCTAAcaaaaattaagcagaaaaagGCACAGGAAGTAATTCAACAAAGAGCATGCTGCGTGATGTGTTAAATGTCTTGCTA
The nucleotide sequence above comes from Heliangelus exortis chromosome 6, bHelExo1.hap1, whole genome shotgun sequence. Encoded proteins:
- the LRRFIP1 gene encoding leucine-rich repeat flightless-interacting protein 1 isoform X16; the protein is MGVRRRQNRGGPSRGRWRRMRAGGRGGGGYSDLRAATAGPGPGVGPGHRETGAAMGTQGAGRKRLPNRERLTAEDDALNQIAREAEARLAAKRAARAEAREIRMKELERQQKEIEERPEKDFEKGARSISSLSAATLASLGGTSSRRGSGDTSISADTEASIREIKDSLAEVEEKYKKAMVSNAQLDNEKTNFMYQVDTLKDALLELEEQLAESRRQYEEKSKEFEREKHAHSILQFQYMEIKEALKQREEMLAKHGIIPDSGIATNGETSDILSNEGHTDPSKNVPGTTWTLETGRDGMLGKANEVDMKNEILEDVGKREILQNTEHEEHREETEEQEVQTLHADENAKAEKLVEEHDALSTMVLPDSRFKKHFQSLKEDVSGSASSNDDSDTENLRKENTSTGTAVQQPVGMEAEQQNLNPKTNQNLEMGSLQGNQIFETGVLDTKHELEKAAPEQEEEEDLKTSQVLSDNEMGQEGNVTSGSFKLVSDQAGLLEDTVSGLLSEEVNVESQAEALQHSEASAGNKETNVSHEKLVVSKDCTDGRTDKAGGEGAEEENESGNIVQSQKRAMESVGLEGVDSCGSGVPAGTSEKEDEDQAGIQPVSSEDSPSASSEEQNNPVKTELENASDEKDRQKEIAVEELEMCSDSAGTDEQDEAAVEAGGSITEMKENVLQAEPDTDTVKQVTTQETRLDPSLLANKIWESELGMGDESGEQKESRTEWVEDLKSKVEVQTVQCSEEMTYDRVGELNIPLEGEVENVIKTEEGKSKEESTVDVTVTTENKVDKETLKENEQRSESADHHCGGFASQEGANSSLVQKAEQEEGTSEQVKLESQAEERLEDDGDAFDFDEESKQLLETDEKCDGQKAGTEKEEGDGANGAVRKTAQTDKALERTDKTEIKDAFTEDNSLQHEKGDKSEETQCLQGDVSRKTDENNTMEDEIKTSDSSKVHKIPDEYVLKQDLESAGNSRDETQEDCQGGRRGKGKSRDDCTIS
- the LRRFIP1 gene encoding leucine-rich repeat flightless-interacting protein 1 isoform X15 → MGVRRRQNRGGPSRGRWRRMRAGGRGGGGYSDLRAATAGPGPGVGPGHRETGAAMGTQGAGRKRLPNRERLTAEDDALNQIAREAEARLAAKRAARAEAREIRMKELERQQKEPSEYSSYLGSGSRASSRASSSRASPVIEERPEKDFEKGARSISSLSAATLASLGGTSSRRGSGDTSISADTEASIREIKDSLAEVEEKYKKAMVSNAQLDNEKTNFMYQVDTLKDALLELEEQLAESRRQYEEKSKEFEREKHAHSILQFQYMEIKEALKQREEMLAKHGIIPDSGIATNGETSDILSNEGHTDPSKNVPGTTWTLETGRDGMLGKANEVDMKNEILEDVGKREILQNTEHEEHREETEEQEVQTLHADENAKAEKLVEEHDALSTMVLPDSRFKKHFQSLKEDVSGSASSNDDSDTENLRKENTSTGTAVQQPVGMEAEQQNLNPKTNQNLEMGSLQGNQIFETGVLDTKHELEKAAPEQEEEEDLKTSQVLSDNEMGQEGNVTSGSFKLVSDQAGLLEDTVSGLLSEEVNVESQAEALQHSEASAGNKETNVSHEKLVVSKDCTDGRTDKAGGEGAEEENESGNIVQSQKRAMESVGLEGVDSCGSGVPAGTSEKEDEDQAGIQPVSSEDSPSASSEEQNNPVKTELENASDEKDRQKEIAVEELEMCSDSAGTDEQDEAAVEAGGSITEMKENVLQAEPDTDTVKQVTTQETRLDPSLLANKIWESELGMGDESGEQKESRTEWVEDLKSKVEVQTVQCSEEMTYDRVGELNIPLEGEVENVIKTEEGKSKEESTVDVTVTTENKVDKETLKENEQRSESADHHCGGFASQEGANSSLVQKAEQEEGTSEQVKLESQAEERLEDDGDAFDFDEESKQLLETDEKCDGQKAGTEKEEGDGANGAVRKTAQTDKALERTDKTEIKDAFTEDNSLQHEKGDKSEETQCLQGDVSRKTDENNTMEDEIKTSDSSKVHKIPDEYVLKQDLESAGNSRDETQEDCQGGRRGKGKSRDDCTIS
- the LRRFIP1 gene encoding leucine-rich repeat flightless-interacting protein 1 isoform X17; the protein is MLTAETTNVVVLILVASKCKANEVDMKNEILEDVGKREILQNTEHEEHREETEEQEVQTLHADENAKAEKLVEEHDALSTMVLPDSRFKKHFQSLKEDVSGSASSNDDSDTENLRKENTSTGTAVQQPVGMEAEQQNLNPKTNQNLEMGSLQGNQIFETGVLDTKHELEKAAPEQEEEEDLKTSQVLSDNEMGQEGNVTSGSFKLVSDQAGLLEDTVSGLLSEEVNVESQAEALQHSEASAGNKETNVSHEKLVVSKDCTDGRTDKAGGEGAEEENESGNIVQSQKRAMESVGLEGVDSCGSGVPAGTSEKEDEDQAGIQPVSSEDSPSASSEEQNNPVKTELENASDEKDRQKEIAVEELEMCSDSAGTDEQDEAAVEAGGSITEMKENVLQAEPDTDTVKQVTTQETRLDPSLLANKIWESELGMGDESGEQKESRTEWVEDLKSKVEVQTVQCSEEMTYDRVGELNIPLEGEVENVIKTEEGKSKEESTVDVTVTTENKVDKETLKENEQRSESADHHCGGFASQEGANSSLVQKAEQEEGTSEQVKLESQAEERLEDDGDAFDFDEESKQLLETDEKCDGQKAGTEKEEGDGANGAVRKTAQTDKALERTDKTEIKDAFTEDNSLQHEKGDKSEETQCLQGDVSRKTDENNTMEDEIKTSDSSKVHKIPDEYVLKQDLESAGNSRDETQEDCQGGRRGKGKSRDDCTIS